Proteins co-encoded in one Setaria viridis chromosome 9, Setaria_viridis_v4.0, whole genome shotgun sequence genomic window:
- the LOC117836854 gene encoding uncharacterized protein — protein MASLTPGILLKVLKNINSDVKVCGEYRSILLQVISIVPAITGSELWPDHGFFIKVSDSSHSTYVSLSKEDNELILSNKLQLGQFIYVEKVQSSIPVPVLVGVRPVPGRNPCIGNPKDLMQMSTPSGVMEALDHQRKTSKSADLSESEKENLQRKVVIKEQKSVVASRYMLGVSSNNGKITNLNSSIDSDKSNGGSSVCESNQKSVAPKVRQEAKPKERPNNTSPSNAKLVSTKQEINKDAHKNSGTSPSSNGSAVVKKQMPKESKKESATERRSPPKLYRSSPTPVRTSPTNLSSPAKQNGNSGPVPSVSSVKRRVTEAISWDSLPTSLIKSGKAVVRRKNIALIVAAEAQREAAAAAYLVKGLGIFAEIRESSEVDPHAAITKFFQLHRLIVQQSAVWKAYSPEPGKESRPEKEKPLRKVSASQNKAALCNTTKNSEDARTSEKMEWAQDDGFKEICRSWVALKKESQSWFLSFLEDALESGFKFEDQTKNTRERLRGQSKGGDGRIAVRLSQLKETSNWLDQLQDEAVNPENGLVETIEQLKQKVYKCLLGTVETAASALEGRWHTREMTTPVKKGD, from the exons ATGGCGTCTCTTACTCCAGGGATACTATTAAAGGTTCTAAAAAATATTAACTCCGATGTGAAAGTATGTGGAGAATACCGGTCCATTCTTCTCCAAGTTATTAGCATAGTCCCTGCAATTACTGGCTCAGAACTTTGGCCGGACCATGGTTTCTTCATCAAAGTTTCAGATTCGTCGCACTCGACGTATGTTTCTTTGTCTAAGGAGGACAACGAACTCATCTTATCAAACAAACTACAACTTGGACAGTTTATATATGTTGAAAAGGTTCAGTCAAGTATCCCTGTTCCAGTTCTTGTTGGGGTCCGACCAGTTCCTGGAAGGAACCCTTGCATTGGAAACCCAAAGGATCTGATGCAAATGTCAACTCCCTCTGGGGTCATGGAAGCACTGGATCATCAACGGAAGACTTCCAAGTCAGCTGATCTGTCTGAAAGTGAAAAGGAAAATTTGCAGAGGAAGGTAGTTATCAAAGAGCAGAAGTCAGTTGTTGCTTCCCGATACATGCTTGGAGTATCAAGCAACAATGGGAAAATTACAAATCTAAACTCTAGCATTGATAGTGACAAAAGTAATGGAGGAAGTAGCGTATGTGAATCAAATCAAAAATCAGTTGCCCCGAAAGTCAGACAGGAGGCAAAACCTAAG GAACGGCCAAATAATACATCTCCTAGCAATGCTAAGTTAGTTTCCACAAAACAAGAAATTAACAAGGACGCACACAAGAATAGTGGCACTTCACCTAGTTCCAATGGTTCTGCTGTAGTGAAGAAGCAAATGCCAAAGGAGAGCAAAAAGGAATCTGCAACCGAAAGAAGATCGCCACCAAAGCTTTATAGGAGTTCACCAACACCAGTGAGGACTTCACCAACAAATCTCAGTTCGCCAGCAAAGCAGAATGGAAACTCTGGTCCAGTTCCTTCAGTATCTAGTGTTAAACGAAGAGTTACAGAAGCTATCTCCTGGGACTCCCTCCCAACAAGCCTAATCAAATCAGGAAAG GCTGTTGTCAGGAGGAAGAATATTGCTCTTATTGTAGCAGCTGAGGCTCAAAGGGAGGCTGCAGCAGCTGCATATCTTGTAAAAGGCCTTGG TATTTTTGCTGAGATAAGGGAATCTTCTGAAGTGGATCCACATGCTGCAATTACCAAGTTCTTTCAGCTACACCGGCTTATAGTTCAGCAAAGTGCTGTCTGGAAAGCTTACTCCCCAGAGCCTGGCAAAGAATCTCGGCCAGAGAAGGAGAAACCATTAAGAAAAGTTTCTGCCTCTCAGAATAAAGCTGCTCTATGCAACACAACAAAGAATTCCGAAGATGCTCGGACAAGTGAAAAGATGGAATGGGCCCAAGATGATGGCTTCAAGGAGATCTGCAGGTCATGGGTTGCTCTGAAAAAGGAATCGCAGTCATGGTTCCTGAGCTTCCTGGAGGATGCCCTTGAATCAGGATTCAAGTTTGAGGATCAAACCAAGAACACCAGGGAGCGCTTGCGAGGACAATCCAAGGGTGGGGATGGGAGGATCGCCGTCCGGCTGTCGCAGCTCAAGGAAACAAGCAACTGGCTCGATCAGTTGCAGGACGAGGCCGTTAATCCGGAGAATGGTTTAGTCGAAACCATTGAGCAGCTGAAGCAGAAGGTGTACAAGTGCTTGCTCGGAACAGTTGAAACCGCGGCATCCGCACTGGAAGGAAGGTGGCACACGAGAGAAATGACCACACCAGTGAAGAAGGGCGATTAA
- the LOC117836853 gene encoding protein FAR1-RELATED SEQUENCE 5 isoform X1 codes for MQFDDDRDFGAGGGSGEVDDKVDEPARCLRCGISASATPHMRRGPEGRRTLCNACGIAWAKGKTRKVIDSDAHIDDATIAKVVPEVGMEFDNEDKAYEFYNKYAGHVGFSVRKSSSDKSAGNITRSRTFVCSREGFRKDKKGAKEVKRPRPETRIGCPARMTIKITSDGKYRIAEFVADHNHQPAPPSTMHMLRSQRVLTELQTTEVDSSEDSTTPSRFSSGCLVRQAGAATDVNFLPADYRSSLHSKRMKNMQPGDAGAAVKYFQSMQMNNPSFFYAFQLDEDDKLTNIFWADSKSRTDFSYFGDVVCLDTTYKINSHGRPLMLFLGVNHHKQISIFGAALLYDESMESFNWLFDTFKVATGGKQPKTVLSDQSMAAAAAITAAWPGTTHCHCPWQVYQNAVNHLNHIFQGSKTFAKDFSKCVYEYEEEEDFLLGWSTMLEDYNLRNNEWVRKLFQDRDKWASVYNKHVFTADIKNSLQSESISSVLKKYLSPQFDLSSFFKHFEKVLDEHRYAELQADFHASQSFPRIPPSKMLRQAASMYTPVVFEIFRREFEMFVDSVIYSCGEAGTASDYRVAVTDKPGEHYVKFESSDFSVVCSCKKFESMGIQCCHVLKVLDFRNIKELPQKYFLGRWKKDAKSANTGNQEFLNDGSSQTPSSSLNGLGPFIDHQHMQTNNQPNHPQDSSVSSFHQQGLHGDAQGNQGYTPLVGMQPQEFIGDFHLNNGAGF; via the exons ATGCAGTTTGATGATGACCGGGACTTTGGTGCGGGTGGTGGCAGTGGAGAAGTTGATGACAAAGTGGATGAGCCTGCCAG ATGCCTACGCTGTGGCATCAGTGCAAGTGCGACGCCTCATATGCGTCGTGGGCCGGAGGGACGGAGGACCTTATGCAATGCATGTGGCATAGCATGGGCAAAG GGGAAAACGAGAAAAGTTATTGATTCTGATGCCCACATAGACGATGCCACAATTGCAAAAGTGGTGCCAGAAGTCGGCATGGAATTTGACAATGAAGATAAagcatatgaattctacaataaGTATGCTGGACATGTGGGCTTTAGTGTTCGTAAGAGTTCATCAGATAAATCAGCTGGAAATATCACAAGGTCAAGAACTTTTGTATGCTCGAGAGAAGGTTTCCGTAAGGACAAGAAAGGAGCTAAAGAAGTTAAAAGGCCACGACCAGAAACAAGAATAGGGTGCCCTGCACGGATGACAATTAAGATTACATCAGATGGGAAATATCGTATCGCAGAATTTGTAGCAGACCATAACCATCAACCAGCACCACCATCGACCATGCATATGCTCAGATCTCAGAGAGTACTGACCGAGCTGCAGACCACTGAAGTAGATTCTTCCGAAGATTCAACAACACCATCAAGGTTTTCCAGTGGTTGTTTAGTCCGGCAGGCGGGGGCAGCTACAGATGTCAACTTCCTCCCTGCTGATTATAGGAGTTCACTTCATTCAAAGCGTATGAAGAATATGCAACCTGGTGATGCAGGGGCCGCTGTAAAGTACTTTCAGAGCATGCAGATGAACAACCCTTCATTCTTTTATGCTTTTCAGCTTGATGAAGACGACAAACTAACCAACATTTTCTGGGCTGATTCCAAATCTAGAACTGACTTCAGCTACTTTGGTGACGTAGTTTGTTTGGACACAACTTACAAGATAAATTCACATGGAAGGCCATTAATGCTGTTCCTTGGAGTGAATCACCATAAGCAAATTTCCATTTTTGGCGCAGCTTTGCTTTATGATGAATCGATGGAGTCTTTCAATTGGTTGTTTGACACATTCAAGGTTGCCACTGGTGGAAAGCAGCCAAAAACAGTCTTGTCTGATCAATCAATGGCAGCTGCGGCTGCCATAACAGCAGCATGGCCAGGTACAACTCATTGTCATTGTCCATGGCAAGTTTACCAAAATGCTGTTAATCACCTCAATCACATCTTCCAAGGTTCTAAGACATTTGCAAAGGATTTCAGCAAATGTGTGTATGAatatgaggaagaagaggacttCTTGCTAGGATGGAGTACTATGCTAGAGGATTATAATCTAAGAAACAATGAGTGGGTTCGCAAGTTGTTTCAAGATCGGGATAAATGGGCTTCAGTGTACAATAAGCACGTGTTCACTGCAGATATAAAGAACTCGTTACAATCAGAGAGTATAAGCAGTGTCTTGAAAAAATACTTGAGTCCACAGTTTGATTTGTCATCTTTCTTCAAGCATTTTGAAAAAGTACTGGATGAGCATCGATATGCCGAGCTACAAGCTGATTTTCATGCAAGCCAAAGTTTTCCGAGAATACCTCCATCCAAAATGCTAAGGCAAGCTGCTAGCATGTACACACCAGTGGTCTTTGAAATTTTTCGCAGAGAGTTTGAGATGTTTGTGGATTCAGTGATTTATAGTTGTGGCGAGGCTGGGACTGCATCAGACTATAGAGTAGCAGTAACGGATAAACCTGGGGAGCACTATGTCAAGTTTGAATCCAGTGATTTCTCTGTTGTTTGCAGCTGTAAAAAGTTTGAATCAATGGGTATTCAGTGCTGTCATGTGTTGAAGGTTCTTGACTTCAGAAATATAAAAGAGTTACCACAAAAATATTTCTTGGGAAGATGGAAGAAGGACGCAAAGTCTGCAAATACAGGAAATCAAGAATTTCTTAATGATGGATCTTCACAAACTCCAAGCTCTTCTTTAAATGGTCTGGGGCCATTTATAGATCACCAACACATGCAAACAAATAATCAGCCTAACCAT CCACAGGATTCCTCTGTATCTAGCTTCCACCAGCAAGGTCTTCATGGAGATGCACAAGGAAATCAG GGTTATACCCCTTTAGTTGGGATGCAGCCGCAAGAGTTCATCGGGGATTTTCACCTTAACAATGGAGCAGGTTTTTGA
- the LOC117836853 gene encoding protein FAR1-RELATED SEQUENCE 5 isoform X2, with protein MQFDDDRDFGAGGGSGEVDDKVDEPARCLRCGISASATPHMRRGPEGRRTLCNACGIAWAKGKTRKVIDSDAHIDDATIAKVVPEVGMEFDNEDKAYEFYNKYAGHVGFSVRKSSSDKSAGNITRSRTFVCSREGFRKDKKGAKEVKRPRPETRIGCPARMTIKITSDGKYRIAEFVADHNHQPAPPSTMHMLRSQRVLTELQTTEVDSSEDSTTPSRFSSGCLVRQAGAATDVNFLPADYRSSLHSKRMKNMQPGDAGAAVKYFQSMQMNNPSFFYAFQLDEDDKLTNIFWADSKSRTDFSYFGDVVCLDTTYKINSHGRPLMLFLGVNHHKQISIFGAALLYDESMESFNWLFDTFKVATGGKQPKTVLSDQSMAAAAAITAAWPGTTHCHCPWQVYQNAVNHLNHIFQGSKTFAKDFSKCVYEYEEEEDFLLGWSTMLEDYNLRNNEWVRKLFQDRDKWASVYNKHVFTADIKNSLQSESISSVLKKYLSPQFDLSSFFKHFEKVLDEHRYAELQADFHASQSFPRIPPSKMLRQAASMYTPVVFEIFRREFEMFVDSVIYSCGEAGTASDYRVAVTDKPGEHYVKFESSDFSVVCSCKKFESMGIQCCHVLKVLDFRNIKELPQKYFLGRWKKDAKSANTGNQEFLNDGSSQTPSSSLNGLGPFIDHQHMQTNNQPNHDSSVSSFHQQGLHGDAQGNQGYTPLVGMQPQEFIGDFHLNNGAGF; from the exons ATGCAGTTTGATGATGACCGGGACTTTGGTGCGGGTGGTGGCAGTGGAGAAGTTGATGACAAAGTGGATGAGCCTGCCAG ATGCCTACGCTGTGGCATCAGTGCAAGTGCGACGCCTCATATGCGTCGTGGGCCGGAGGGACGGAGGACCTTATGCAATGCATGTGGCATAGCATGGGCAAAG GGGAAAACGAGAAAAGTTATTGATTCTGATGCCCACATAGACGATGCCACAATTGCAAAAGTGGTGCCAGAAGTCGGCATGGAATTTGACAATGAAGATAAagcatatgaattctacaataaGTATGCTGGACATGTGGGCTTTAGTGTTCGTAAGAGTTCATCAGATAAATCAGCTGGAAATATCACAAGGTCAAGAACTTTTGTATGCTCGAGAGAAGGTTTCCGTAAGGACAAGAAAGGAGCTAAAGAAGTTAAAAGGCCACGACCAGAAACAAGAATAGGGTGCCCTGCACGGATGACAATTAAGATTACATCAGATGGGAAATATCGTATCGCAGAATTTGTAGCAGACCATAACCATCAACCAGCACCACCATCGACCATGCATATGCTCAGATCTCAGAGAGTACTGACCGAGCTGCAGACCACTGAAGTAGATTCTTCCGAAGATTCAACAACACCATCAAGGTTTTCCAGTGGTTGTTTAGTCCGGCAGGCGGGGGCAGCTACAGATGTCAACTTCCTCCCTGCTGATTATAGGAGTTCACTTCATTCAAAGCGTATGAAGAATATGCAACCTGGTGATGCAGGGGCCGCTGTAAAGTACTTTCAGAGCATGCAGATGAACAACCCTTCATTCTTTTATGCTTTTCAGCTTGATGAAGACGACAAACTAACCAACATTTTCTGGGCTGATTCCAAATCTAGAACTGACTTCAGCTACTTTGGTGACGTAGTTTGTTTGGACACAACTTACAAGATAAATTCACATGGAAGGCCATTAATGCTGTTCCTTGGAGTGAATCACCATAAGCAAATTTCCATTTTTGGCGCAGCTTTGCTTTATGATGAATCGATGGAGTCTTTCAATTGGTTGTTTGACACATTCAAGGTTGCCACTGGTGGAAAGCAGCCAAAAACAGTCTTGTCTGATCAATCAATGGCAGCTGCGGCTGCCATAACAGCAGCATGGCCAGGTACAACTCATTGTCATTGTCCATGGCAAGTTTACCAAAATGCTGTTAATCACCTCAATCACATCTTCCAAGGTTCTAAGACATTTGCAAAGGATTTCAGCAAATGTGTGTATGAatatgaggaagaagaggacttCTTGCTAGGATGGAGTACTATGCTAGAGGATTATAATCTAAGAAACAATGAGTGGGTTCGCAAGTTGTTTCAAGATCGGGATAAATGGGCTTCAGTGTACAATAAGCACGTGTTCACTGCAGATATAAAGAACTCGTTACAATCAGAGAGTATAAGCAGTGTCTTGAAAAAATACTTGAGTCCACAGTTTGATTTGTCATCTTTCTTCAAGCATTTTGAAAAAGTACTGGATGAGCATCGATATGCCGAGCTACAAGCTGATTTTCATGCAAGCCAAAGTTTTCCGAGAATACCTCCATCCAAAATGCTAAGGCAAGCTGCTAGCATGTACACACCAGTGGTCTTTGAAATTTTTCGCAGAGAGTTTGAGATGTTTGTGGATTCAGTGATTTATAGTTGTGGCGAGGCTGGGACTGCATCAGACTATAGAGTAGCAGTAACGGATAAACCTGGGGAGCACTATGTCAAGTTTGAATCCAGTGATTTCTCTGTTGTTTGCAGCTGTAAAAAGTTTGAATCAATGGGTATTCAGTGCTGTCATGTGTTGAAGGTTCTTGACTTCAGAAATATAAAAGAGTTACCACAAAAATATTTCTTGGGAAGATGGAAGAAGGACGCAAAGTCTGCAAATACAGGAAATCAAGAATTTCTTAATGATGGATCTTCACAAACTCCAAGCTCTTCTTTAAATGGTCTGGGGCCATTTATAGATCACCAACACATGCAAACAAATAATCAGCCTAACCAT GATTCCTCTGTATCTAGCTTCCACCAGCAAGGTCTTCATGGAGATGCACAAGGAAATCAG GGTTATACCCCTTTAGTTGGGATGCAGCCGCAAGAGTTCATCGGGGATTTTCACCTTAACAATGGAGCAGGTTTTTGA
- the LOC117836853 gene encoding protein FAR1-RELATED SEQUENCE 5 isoform X3 — MRRGPEGRRTLCNACGIAWAKGKTRKVIDSDAHIDDATIAKVVPEVGMEFDNEDKAYEFYNKYAGHVGFSVRKSSSDKSAGNITRSRTFVCSREGFRKDKKGAKEVKRPRPETRIGCPARMTIKITSDGKYRIAEFVADHNHQPAPPSTMHMLRSQRVLTELQTTEVDSSEDSTTPSRFSSGCLVRQAGAATDVNFLPADYRSSLHSKRMKNMQPGDAGAAVKYFQSMQMNNPSFFYAFQLDEDDKLTNIFWADSKSRTDFSYFGDVVCLDTTYKINSHGRPLMLFLGVNHHKQISIFGAALLYDESMESFNWLFDTFKVATGGKQPKTVLSDQSMAAAAAITAAWPGTTHCHCPWQVYQNAVNHLNHIFQGSKTFAKDFSKCVYEYEEEEDFLLGWSTMLEDYNLRNNEWVRKLFQDRDKWASVYNKHVFTADIKNSLQSESISSVLKKYLSPQFDLSSFFKHFEKVLDEHRYAELQADFHASQSFPRIPPSKMLRQAASMYTPVVFEIFRREFEMFVDSVIYSCGEAGTASDYRVAVTDKPGEHYVKFESSDFSVVCSCKKFESMGIQCCHVLKVLDFRNIKELPQKYFLGRWKKDAKSANTGNQEFLNDGSSQTPSSSLNGLGPFIDHQHMQTNNQPNHPQDSSVSSFHQQGLHGDAQGNQGYTPLVGMQPQEFIGDFHLNNGAGF, encoded by the exons ATGCGTCGTGGGCCGGAGGGACGGAGGACCTTATGCAATGCATGTGGCATAGCATGGGCAAAG GGGAAAACGAGAAAAGTTATTGATTCTGATGCCCACATAGACGATGCCACAATTGCAAAAGTGGTGCCAGAAGTCGGCATGGAATTTGACAATGAAGATAAagcatatgaattctacaataaGTATGCTGGACATGTGGGCTTTAGTGTTCGTAAGAGTTCATCAGATAAATCAGCTGGAAATATCACAAGGTCAAGAACTTTTGTATGCTCGAGAGAAGGTTTCCGTAAGGACAAGAAAGGAGCTAAAGAAGTTAAAAGGCCACGACCAGAAACAAGAATAGGGTGCCCTGCACGGATGACAATTAAGATTACATCAGATGGGAAATATCGTATCGCAGAATTTGTAGCAGACCATAACCATCAACCAGCACCACCATCGACCATGCATATGCTCAGATCTCAGAGAGTACTGACCGAGCTGCAGACCACTGAAGTAGATTCTTCCGAAGATTCAACAACACCATCAAGGTTTTCCAGTGGTTGTTTAGTCCGGCAGGCGGGGGCAGCTACAGATGTCAACTTCCTCCCTGCTGATTATAGGAGTTCACTTCATTCAAAGCGTATGAAGAATATGCAACCTGGTGATGCAGGGGCCGCTGTAAAGTACTTTCAGAGCATGCAGATGAACAACCCTTCATTCTTTTATGCTTTTCAGCTTGATGAAGACGACAAACTAACCAACATTTTCTGGGCTGATTCCAAATCTAGAACTGACTTCAGCTACTTTGGTGACGTAGTTTGTTTGGACACAACTTACAAGATAAATTCACATGGAAGGCCATTAATGCTGTTCCTTGGAGTGAATCACCATAAGCAAATTTCCATTTTTGGCGCAGCTTTGCTTTATGATGAATCGATGGAGTCTTTCAATTGGTTGTTTGACACATTCAAGGTTGCCACTGGTGGAAAGCAGCCAAAAACAGTCTTGTCTGATCAATCAATGGCAGCTGCGGCTGCCATAACAGCAGCATGGCCAGGTACAACTCATTGTCATTGTCCATGGCAAGTTTACCAAAATGCTGTTAATCACCTCAATCACATCTTCCAAGGTTCTAAGACATTTGCAAAGGATTTCAGCAAATGTGTGTATGAatatgaggaagaagaggacttCTTGCTAGGATGGAGTACTATGCTAGAGGATTATAATCTAAGAAACAATGAGTGGGTTCGCAAGTTGTTTCAAGATCGGGATAAATGGGCTTCAGTGTACAATAAGCACGTGTTCACTGCAGATATAAAGAACTCGTTACAATCAGAGAGTATAAGCAGTGTCTTGAAAAAATACTTGAGTCCACAGTTTGATTTGTCATCTTTCTTCAAGCATTTTGAAAAAGTACTGGATGAGCATCGATATGCCGAGCTACAAGCTGATTTTCATGCAAGCCAAAGTTTTCCGAGAATACCTCCATCCAAAATGCTAAGGCAAGCTGCTAGCATGTACACACCAGTGGTCTTTGAAATTTTTCGCAGAGAGTTTGAGATGTTTGTGGATTCAGTGATTTATAGTTGTGGCGAGGCTGGGACTGCATCAGACTATAGAGTAGCAGTAACGGATAAACCTGGGGAGCACTATGTCAAGTTTGAATCCAGTGATTTCTCTGTTGTTTGCAGCTGTAAAAAGTTTGAATCAATGGGTATTCAGTGCTGTCATGTGTTGAAGGTTCTTGACTTCAGAAATATAAAAGAGTTACCACAAAAATATTTCTTGGGAAGATGGAAGAAGGACGCAAAGTCTGCAAATACAGGAAATCAAGAATTTCTTAATGATGGATCTTCACAAACTCCAAGCTCTTCTTTAAATGGTCTGGGGCCATTTATAGATCACCAACACATGCAAACAAATAATCAGCCTAACCAT CCACAGGATTCCTCTGTATCTAGCTTCCACCAGCAAGGTCTTCATGGAGATGCACAAGGAAATCAG GGTTATACCCCTTTAGTTGGGATGCAGCCGCAAGAGTTCATCGGGGATTTTCACCTTAACAATGGAGCAGGTTTTTGA